The following proteins come from a genomic window of Alosa alosa isolate M-15738 ecotype Scorff River chromosome 2, AALO_Geno_1.1, whole genome shotgun sequence:
- the slc25a11 gene encoding mitochondrial 2-oxoglutarate/malate carrier protein codes for MATSGTKPKTSPKSVKFLFGGLAGMGATVFVQPLDLVKNRMQLAGQGSKAREYKTSFHALASILKNEGLGGIYTGLSAGLLRQATYTTTRLGIYTVLFERMTKADGTPPNFLMKALIGMTAGATGAFVGTPAEVALIRMTADGRLPPDQRRGYSNVFNALVRITREEGVTTLWRGCIPTMARAVVVNAAQLASYSQSKQALLDSGYFGDDILCHFCASMISGLVTTAASMPVDIVKTRIQNMRMIDGKPEYRNGLDVLATVIRKEGFFSLWKGFTPYYARLGPHTVLTFIFLEQMNKYYKIYFLDS; via the exons ATGGCAACATCAGGGACAAAGCCCAAAACCTCTCCAAAATCTGTAAAGTTTCTTTTCGGCGGTTTGGCTGG AATGGGGGCCACAGTGTTTGTCCAGCCGCTGGATCTGGTGAAGAACAGGATGCAGCTGGCAGGACAGGGGTCCAAAGCTCGCGAGTACAAGACCAGCTTCCACGCCTTGGCCAGCATCCTTAAGAATGAGGGCCTAGGGGGAATCTACACAGG TCTTTCAGCTGGTCTGCTCAGGCAAGCCACGTACACTACAACAAGGTTAGGCATCTACACTGTGCTCTTTGAACGCATGACCAAAGCTGACGGCACCCCACCAAACTTCCTTATGAAGGCTCTGATTGGCATGACCGCTGGGGCCACTGGAGCGTTTGTGGGAACCCCTGCAGAGGTGGCCCTAATCCGCATGACCGCAGATGGACG TTTGCCTCCGGATCAGAGGAGGGGTTACTCCAATGTCTTCAATGCTCTTGTCAGGATCACCCGAGAGGAAGGGGTCACAACGCTTTGGAGG GGTTGTATACCTACCATGGCTCGTGCTGTGGTTGTGAATGCTGCTCAACTTGCTTCATACTCCCAGTCCAAGCAGGCTCTGCTGGATTCAG GATATTTTGGAGATGATATCCTCTGCCATTTCTGTGCCAGCATGATCAGTGGGCTTGTCACCACTGCAGCCTCCATGCCTGTAGACATTGTCAAGACCAG GATCCAGAACATGAGAATGATTGATGGCAAGCCAGAGTACAGAAATGGACTG GATGTGCTAGCTACAGTGATCCGTAAAGAAGGCTTCTTCAGCCTGTGGAAGGGCTTCACCCCGTACTATGCTCGGCTGGGTCCCCACACGGTCCTCACCTTCATCTTCCTGGAACAGATGAACAAATACTATAAGATCTATTTCCTTGACTCATAG